Part of the Planococcus plakortidis genome is shown below.
GAGATATTCCCGGGCTTTCAAGCCAAGATACATCATCGCAATGATCAACGCCATATTTTCAAGGAAATAAAAGAAATACGCTCCCATCGATCCACCCCACTCTTGTCAGTCTCTTAAGTTTAGCAGGAAATGTTATTCGGTATATAGATTTTGGAAATAATATATATAAAAACAATCCTTTTCATGTATCCAATTCCACAAAAATACCGCAATCGCCATTAGCCAGCGTTGCGGCACATGCTTTACATATCCAATAATAATTTCGACAGGCGGTGCGATTGTTCATCCAGTTCATCGTGCTTTCTCACGAGATCGCCGAGTTTGCCTTTCATGGCGTCGACGTCCTGATCGTCTTCAAATTGCTCGGTGATGGCCACCTGTTCCTGCAATACATGGATCGTCTGTTTCAAGTTCTCGCGGTATTCCGTGCTCACCGCAAATTTCTCTTCCTTGTCATTCAGCTTATCCTTCATCGATATCCACCTCCTGCTTAGTCTATTCCCGTCAGGCGCAATCAAAAACACCGGTTTTCCACAAAACAAAAAGGCCGTTCACCAACTGGTTTCGGCCTTTTTATCATGTTGCCATTTGAATGCGGCGATCAGCCGGTAGAAGAATAAGCCTGTCGCAGCCCCCGCGCTGTCGATCAAGACATCGCGGAATTCCCCGCTGCGTCCCGGGATGAATAATTGATGGAATTCATCGGACGCTGCGTAGAGCGCGCTCAAGGCGAACGCCACGAACAGGGCCCGCTGCAAGCCCATCCCGCTTTTTCCGAGTGCCCCCGCAAACAGCAGCCCGAGCACGAGATACGCAAAGAAATGGGCGCTTTTACGGAATAATGTATGGAGCGTATCGAACTCTATCGGAACGAACGAGGCGATAGCGCTGAACACTTGCCGGACGATTTCCGAACTGATGCCCCCGGAAACCCCGGCTGGCTGATGCGATAAGGTGAAGATCAGAACCATCCATAAGACCGGCCATAGCCAGGCCAGCAATTGCTTTTTCATCCTGCCAAATCCTTTTCTTACTTGTCGTTCTTCCATTATACCCTACTGCATTCAATCGACAAGCGCTTCGAGTGAACGGATCATCCCTTCATCAATCAACCCTTCCGAATCGACGGCAAGGAACGAGTCGTACTGTTCAAGCTGTTCTTTCAGCTCGCCCGTCAAGCCTTCACCACCGATCAGATACAGCGAAGCGTTGCGCCTCGCGGCTGCGTTCCCTGCCGCCAACGCGTCGGTGTAATTCGACGCCGGCGCCAAAATGGCCACGCGCCGCTCTGCGTCTTCCTCTTTCGTGCGCGCTTCGATCGACAGGCGGTCAGCGGCCATGACGACCTCACTGCGCCCTGCCATCGCTTCTGTCGTCTCGCGCGGCATCCGGTTGCCTTTTGACAGCAGGATCGGGTATTGATGTTGCGCGGCGAAGACAGAAGCAAGCGACACGTCTTTAAACGTCGCGCCGTCCGCCACGACCACACCATCCGAATCGATGCGTTCGGAAACCAGCGCAGCGGTCTCGTAACGGTTGGCACCGCCGATGCGTTCAGTTTCGACGCCCATCCTGGCCAACTCCTCAAGCTGCGCATCCGGAATGACCGGCTCGCTGCCGAGAATGATGGCATCCGTCGCCCCGAGACGTGCGATTTCCGCTTTGGCCGATTCGTTCAATCCGTCTTTTTCCGTGAATAATAAAGGCCCGCCTTCCTGATAGGCCAGTGGCGCGCCCGACAGCGCATCCGCAAAGTGTTCACCGGTAGCCAGCACGACCGTCTCCGCCGAATCCCATACCGCCTCCGACAATAGGGCCGCCGTCTCGTACCCGTCCTCGCCGCTGATTTTCGTCACGGCTGGCGCTTTCGGTTCAGGCTCGCCATCATATGCCGCAATGCCGCTGCCGCCGTAGACATACATCGTGCCGTCCACGTACGCAAGAAGTTCACTGCCTTCGGGGACCTTTTCACGCGCCACTTGGTTGCCATTCGCATCATAGAACTTCAACTTCCCGCCGCCCAGCACCGCTGCACCGCCGGACGGTGACAATGCCGCCGCTTCGACCGAATGCTCCAGCACTTTATTGAACCCGCCACCAGGCGCCATCACCTGCACGGCGCCGAGATGATACGGATTGCCGAACGCACTCGTTCCTTGTTCCTGAAGCAGCAGCAAGCGATGGCCGCTTTGTTGCTGGTGGCTCAGTGCCGATTCGGTGACGACCGGGCGGTAACGGTTCTCGAGCGCACGGAAGGAAGCCGAACGCACCGGCTTGCGCAAGCGTTCGCCTCCTTTCGCATTGAGGAACGCCCATTCGCCCGAATCCGCAAATTCAACGATGGCCCCGTCTTCATCGGCTCCAGCGATCCGCACCTGCTCTTCGGCCGGCAAGGCTTTTTCATACTCGACTGCGCCATCGTCAAGCGAGCGCGCGATCAAGGTCGGCACTTCGACTTCTTCGTTCGGTGCTTTAATATAGTAGATGATGCCGCTTTTCACTGCATAAGGCTCCAACACATGGGGCGACTGCCATTCCTGGCCGCCTGAAAGCGCCCGCCCGTGGAGCACCGAGCCATCGAAATACATCAAATGCCCACTGGAAATGGCGGCTTGCCGCAAATCGCCGCCTGTGGCATCCACGACCGGCGTGCCGTCGAGTTTGTACACGAGCAGCCGTGCGCCAAGATTTCCAGTGATCATCACATGACCCGATTCAAGTGCCACATCCGCCCCTGAACCGCTCATGCGAAAGCCTTCCGAAAGAGCAAAGCTTCCCGTTTCCTTGCCGTCCGTCAAATCATGCACCGTCACTTCATTGCCGGAAACCGTGACAAACCGCTGATCGCCGATCGCATAATATGACGAGGCAAGCTCTTTGCGCCAGCTTTCCTTGCCATCCGCGCCATAGCTGACGATCGCCTGCGCCCCGAGCCGGTTCTCGAGCACCGCGATGACCTGCCCGTCCATAACGGAGAGTTCGCCCGCCTTGACGCCGTCCGGCAGCTTGACCAGCTCTTTGTATCCCGCCTCTGCCGCGAGCGCGCCGTCCGAAAGCAATCCCGCTCCGCCCGCAGCTGCGAGCAAGGCGATACCTATCCCGATCTTGACCTGTTTCATGTGCCTCCCCCTCTTCTCCTGGCTGTCTTCCTTCAGCCTAATGATAGAAGGTTAAGGAAATGTTAAAAAAACGACAAAACGCCCTGCCTGGATTAACGGAATCCAGACAGGGCGCAAGAATATCAAACCGTTTCTTCACGTTTCGGATGGGGCTGCGTGATATCGACCGCATACACTTCGATTTTATTGACCATCAAATCCTTGATGCCGTAGACCGGGCGCTCGCGGCTTTCGACATCCGCGACGAACTCGTTGAGCTTGTCCTGCAAGAAGACGCCGACGGGTTTATCGGCTTCGTTGACTTGAGACGCCGCATAGTGGAAGGACGTCTCGAAATACAGATTGGAAATTTCGATTGCCTTCAGCGTGTCTTCATCTTTATGTAAGCCGACCACTTTATAATAATTGCCGTACTCGTCCCGTACCAAATCGTTCTGTTCGATATGCTGCATGCTCATCAAAATTCCTCCTTCAATTGGTTTCGTTTGGAATTGCCTCAGTTATTCCTATAGACGGAACCGGGGCTGCGTAAACAAATTTTTAGTTGAAGGAAGCCGTTTGCTAATGAATGCATTGACTGGATTGAACTTTCACCTGCGGTTAACCGCAGCCGGTTTCGGGCATGACTTCCCGTTCGCATCCCGCCGCTTAACGTTTTTTCTTGTGCCAGTCATACGGCTCTTTTGCCCATTCCCATAGAAAATAAAACGCAAATATGATCATCGCGAACAGCACGCTGCTGATCCAGCGGATGTTTCCGGTCGAGAAATATTCCCTCAACGAGAAGGCGATCCCAATGGTTAAAGCGGTTATGATGCTTTTTTTCAACATATGCTTTCCCCCTTTTGTGCCCGCGCCGTTGTTTGCGCTGCACAGCAATCGGCCTTGCCGAATTAATTTTTTCAGATAGGCCGCAAATTGAAGCTTTCGGCGCTTTCATCCGTATGAATAGATAGAGGTGAGCATATATGGTTTTCCGTTCAAAATCCGACCCGTTTTTCATCCGTTTCATCCTGGCGGCAATCTTCATCATCGCGGCCGTTTCGTTTATCCCATTATTATTCGATGACGCGCCGCTTTCAGCTTTCGTGATCGTAACAGCGACGTTCCTTGTGACTACGGCGCTCATCCTGTGGATCACGTTTGCGATCCGTTACGTCTTTCAAGAACGGCATTTGCTCGTGAAAGCCGGCCCTTTCAGAAGCCGGATTCCTTACCAAAGCATCTTGAAAGTCGCCCCGACACGCGATATTTTCACCGGCTACAGGCTGTTGTCGTCTCGCGATGCGCTGGAAATCATCAACAACACGACGATGTTCGGGACAGTGAAAATCTCGCCGGAAAGGCAAGATGTTTTTATCGCTGAGTTGAAGAAGCGATGTCCGGAGTTGAAGATTGATGAAAAAATCCTGGAGCGCCGTTGAATCGGATAAAACAATAGCTAGTTAAAAACAGCCCGCAGGCTGTTTTCTTAATTTCTTCAATTTATTTCTTCAACACCCCAATGACACGCCCGTTGATATACACGTCTTCGCTGCGCATCATGATCGGCTCGAATTCAGGGTTCTCCGAGACGAGCAGGATCTCGCTGCCCATCGGCATGTACTTTTTCATCGTCGCTTCACCGTCGATGACCGCGATGACGATGTCGCCGTTCGAGGCGGTGTTTTGCTGGTGGACGACGACCATATCGCCTTTGTCGATGCCAGCCCCCGTCATGCTGTCGCCTGTCACGGTCAATAAAAAGCTGTCTTTCGGCGACACGAGCCAGTCACGCGGCAAAGCGTGCGCCGTCTCGTAATTCTCGGCAGCGAGCGCGGGGATTCCCGCCGCGACATTGCCGATGAGCGGCACTTCCGCCACTTCGTGCACTTGGATCAATACGTCTCCCCCGGCTTCGCGCACTTCGATGTCCGCTCCCGGTTCGTGGGCGTATTCGTAATCGCGCCCGTTCTTGAAGTTTCGATACAGGCTGCGCTGCTTGGTATCCGGCAAGAAACGCGCTTGGCATTTCGGCAAGTCCTGCACTTCCTCCCCTTGCCGGTCGATGATCTTAACCGACAAGCCGTCCGTGGCGATGCCGTAGAATGCTCGGCCATCCGCCTGCAAATAGCTTTCCAGCTGAGTCACCGCATCCTCGATCCCCGTACCGAAGCGTTTCACTTCGGCGATGATATACGGCCGCGCTTCACCATCCGCATGGATCTCCACCGCGATATCGCAATAGCCTTTTTTCGAAAACTGCTGGACCGGGTATTCGAGCTGCATAAGTTCATATGGATAGCCATACGTCTCGTGAAGTTCGCGGATGAGCCACTGGCGGGTCAGTTCCTCTTTGGAATGCAAGTCGACCAATTGATCGGACAGCCGGTAATCTGTCATGCTGATCGACTCGAACGGGCGGAGCGAGGCGTCTTTTCGCATGCGCAAATGCTTGCGGTCGATTTCCTTGATGAATTTCGACGGCTTTTTTACCGATGACATGTACAATAATTCATTCGCGCGCGTCATGCCGACGTACAAGAGCTTGCGTTCATCGGAATCGATCGTCTTCTGGTCCTCCGCATCATCGTACAGCTCCATCGGAATGACCCCTTGATTCAAGTCGATGAGGAAAATGACTTTGAACTCCAGGCCTTTGATCGAATGCATCGTCACGAATTTCACTTTATCGGATTCGAAATTCGGGTCATTGCCCTGCAACACTTCGCAAGGAATCCCGAAACTCGCTAAATCGGCGGCTGCGCTTTCGACCGAGCGCTTGCCACGCGCGACGATACACATCTCGGACAAGCGGTAATCGCCGCTGAGCCGCTCGATTTCCTCTGCAAGAAAAGCCACTTGCTGCTCGGGCTGCATGAAGAATTGGTAGATCGGTGGATGCCCGTGACGGTCGATGAGCGCCGGTTTGACGAAATCAACGTTCGACTGGATCGTTTCGTCCGCTTCGATCAAATCGAACGCGGCTTGCGAAATTTCCGTCGTCGTCCGGTAGTTCTTGCTCAAGGTCCGCGATTTCCCGCTCATGTCATAGCCGATCGTCGTATACGGCCGCCCTTTGCCGAGCCAGGAATCCGGGTAGATGCTTTGCGTATTGTCCGCCACGAACATCAAGGACGAATGGCCTTTCTCCTTATACAGCTCCTTCAAGAATTCCAGCTGGACACGGGTCAGGTCCTGGCTTTCGTCGATAATGATATGGGTATACTGGCCGCCGTTCGAGCGTCTCACTTCCGCCAGCGCCAGTTCGTTCATTTGCTTGAATGAAACGAGCCCTTCTTTTTCCAGAAGCTCGCGGTACAATCTCGCCACTTCAAAAACCGCTTCACGGGTCGGCGAATTCTTCAATAATTTCTGGGGCGTCCCGCTATTTCCCGAAGCGCGCCCGATGCGGTCCACCGATTGATAGGTCTCGATATCCACCATCGCGCATGACGTGATCCATTCCGCTTCGTCTTTTAAAAACTTCATATTTTTCGGCGTCAGCAGTTTCACATCCGGATGGGATTTCTTCACTTCGTGGATCGCTTTCGTCAGCACTTGCCATTCCTTATCAGCCGGCGCAATGGCCAGCTTGCGCTTCGTGCGCTGCAAATACTTCATGAACTGCCCGTACATGAGCGAATCGATCGTCGCGATTTTCACTTCCGCATTCGACGCGAACATCCGCTCCGCTTCCCCCGCAGCTGTATCGGCCAAACGCTCGTATTGAAATTTTATGTAATTGAGCAAAGTCTTGTTATACGTCACCAATAGAATCCGGTCATCCTCTTCGTGGCAATAATGGTCCATCAAAAAATGGATCCTCCGAATCGCCACGGTCGTTTTGCCCGATCCGGCCACGCCTTTCACCAACATCGGCCCGCCCGGCTCCAGTTCCACTATGCGCCGCTGTTCCATATTCAACTTCATACCCCGCACCCTCCCCATTTACAACTTATACCTTTATTCTAAGAATATTGTCATGTAATAGCAAGGTCTTGCTGCATATATAGCCGCGATTATGGATTTTAAATGTTGAATGAGAAGAAAAAATCGAGGATTTCAACTTCTCAGGCGTTCACGGGCATGATTTCTTATTTAATTCCCAATAATTTGGATTACTTTTGAAATGAAGGGTATACATACATTAAATTCGTAAAATCAAAGGAGTCAAACAATGCCTCATTGTGACAATTGCGGAGCCAAATGGACTTGGAGCGACACTTTTAAGATTGCATTTTCGCCCAAACGCAAATGCCCGAATTGCGAGAATATGCAATACCCTACAACAAATGCCAACGCAAAGAAATATTATGCAGCCTGCGCCTTTTTATTCGCAGTTGGTATCCTGCTCCCCTATTTGGATATTCCACTCAATATGTTCACCCTTTTTGTTACGCTGTACTCCTGCTCACTTATTATCGCATTGCCCTATACCATCCAACTTTCCAATCAACCAAAAACCCGCTGAAGAAAGGACATATTTTATGCCCCGTTGCCAAAATTGTAATTTCAAATGGCGCTGGAAAGATGTTATAGCGCTCAGCCTGAAAGGAAAAAAAGAATGCCCCAACTGCCAGAAAAGACAATATATATCTCCCAAATCGAACTTCTGGGTTACGTTCTTTACTTCCATGGCTTTTGTCCTCCCCACAAGCTTCCTTCGTGCTTATTACGAAATGAGCCCGTTATGGATTTTTCTGGCCATACCGATTTACTTACCGCTTGTGTTGCTGGTGCTGCCTTTCTTCTATAGGCTATCGAGTACCCGGAAACGATTCGGCAAGACGGTCGAATAATCACTTGCTTCCAGCTGACTTTCAAATCAATACACATGCGATTGCCGGAAAGGATGAATCTTATGCCCCGTTGCCAAAACTGCGGATTCCAGTGGGACTGGAAAGATATGTTCAAACTTAGCCTTAAAGGGAAGCAGGAATGCCGAAATTGCCATGCCCTTCAATACCCCTCAAGAAAATCGAATTTCTGGAGCTATATGCTGTTTCTCATTCCGTTCATTCTCGTGTCCAATTACTTCATCGTCTATCGGGAAGCCGGGTGGCTGTTTCTCCTCCTGCTCTTCCTTGTCTATGTCACGCTTGCCTCGCTGTTGATCCCGTTCTTGCTCAAGTTATCGAACACGAAGTATACGATTTGGAAATCCTAGAAGGTTTCCAAGTCGAATCACCAACTGCATGAGCCGCGTGCAGCCTATTCTCACGCTGTAACTTTTCCTATTTTTTTCTAATGCATAATAAAAGAGCCGATAATTAGCGGCTCTTACTCCACATCGCCTTCCCACGACGACATGCCTTCCGATACATTCACGATGTCATATCCTGCTTCATGCAAAATCGCGCTTGCCTCTTTGGAACGGTTCCCGGACTGGCAAATTACGACATACTGCTGATCTTCCGATAAGCCGGAAAACTCCTGTTCCCGCAGCGTGCTGAGCGGCTTGTTCTCAGCCCCGGTAATATGCGCCTCCTCGTACTCATACGGCTCACGCACATCGAGTACCGTATAGCCCGCCTCCTGCTTGGCGGATACTTCATCGATCGCAATCGTTTCGTACTCCCCGTTCCCACATGCCGCAAGCAACAACACAAGCAGCGCCATCAATCCCACCAGTCTTTTCATGCTGTTTCTCCCTTTCGAATCGTTCTATCCGAATTGTATGAAATTCCATATCCATTGCCATTTATCCGCTCAAAAAAACGCCTGAACAGACCTGTTCAGGCGTTGACTTTAGGTGTTTCCGGATGGATGTAGCTGTCAATGAACTGCGCCGCTTCTTCAAGCGTCTTGTATTCCCACGCCATGCCGTTCGACACGTCGCGGATGACCAGCCCCCGGTATCCGGCTCACACTGGACAATGAGCGTTTTGCCGTCATCGGAGTTGAAAGTCTGGGTAATGCGCACGCCGCGATATTCGAGCAGCGTGGATAAGAATGTGCGGATGCTTTCTAACTTCATACGAAACGCCCCTTTCCGTTTTAAGGTCCGTGACTCGTAATCCGTGCAGTTTCCTACTCCTCCACACTACCATATTCAGAAAAATCGGACGAGAGACTTTCTTCCTCTTTATGGACTAGAAAGCTCTGCAAGAAATGGGGCGAATAGGTCCTCTTCCACTGCCATTTCCCAAATCGCGGGAGCCTCCTCCGTTTCGAGTAGTTCTTTTAGAATCGCCTTGGCGGCCAGTGGCTGATGGCGCGCCGCTTGCGCACGCGCCAATTCATAGTTTGCCGGAACGAAGCCCGGCATGTCGAGCAGGAGCGGCTCGATCAGCTCTTTCGCCCGCTGCCCATGCCCTTTCGTCGAATAGCTCGCCGCGCGTGCCAAAACCAGCCATTCCGCATAGCGCATCTCTTCAGGCAAATTGTCTTCAACATCAGCGTGCATCTCGCTATCCAGTGACTCCAGGACATTCCATTTACGGACATAAAGGTCCGGATTGAACGGTTCCAACGCAATCGCGGCATCGAGTTTCTCGAGCGCGCCCGGAAAATCGCCTAAAATATCCAAAGCTTCGCTCCACCAGGCGAACATCTCGCCATCCAGCGGTGCTACCTTCCCATAGGATTTGAAGTCTTGGATGGCCCTTTTATACTGTTTCTCACTGCCGCTTTCCTCCGCCATCTGAAGTTCGGCAAAAATCAACATACGTCGCGCTTCTCCGGGCACTTGCGCTTTGGCGTAAGGCTTCAATTCTTCGGCCGCCTCCTTAGCCATGCCACGGTTCAGGTAAAATTGCGCCAGCTGGATCGCCGCGTCTTCGCTGTCCGGCGCAAGCTCGGAGGCGGTTTCGCACAGCGTGATGATGGTGCTGGCGAACATCAAGCGTTTGCTTCGGTGGCGCATGCGTTTAATGAATCCGGCAGGCGTTTCTTCTTCCAACAGCTCCAGCGCTTCCATCATCGCTCCGGCTGCCAACACATATGCTGCGGCTTGGACATCGGCCGACAGCCACTTTTGCAGATCGCGCTTGAGGAACGGAATCTTCCCGAGCGCTTCCAGTGTCAGCACGAGCTCCCCGTATAACTCCTCTTCTTCCGGCGTTTCCGGAAGCAACATTTGCAGCTTGGCCAGCGCACGCTTGTGCTCGCCGTGGCGGTTCAAAAATTGCACGTATTGAAAACGTGACGGGAAAGCGTTCGGTTCTTCATTTGCCTTGAGGAATAGCGACTCCGCCATCTCGAGTTCTCCCGCCGCTTCATGGACATGTGCTCGTGCGGCATATAACCACTCCGCCGGCACTTGGTCTTTTATCCGGTCAAGCAGGCGGTTCAATTGCTTGATATCGGCAGGCGTCACAGCAAGCCCGGCCAAGTCCGGCAATACAGCGGATAGAGGCTCGGTCGCGATAAAATCCAGCGCCGCAGTGAAGGCTTTTCGGATCTCCCCTGCTTCCTGGTAGCAACGCACCAATCCGCCGAGCGCCGGCGCATATCCAGCTTCCTGCCCAGCCGCTTGTTCGTAAAAGGCGATGGCCTGAGGAATATCACCGGCCATTTCCGCAAGCTGCCCTTGTTTGGTGAGCGCCATTGGGAACTGCCCTGCCGACTCGTAGAGATGTTTAGCAAAACGCGGATTGCCTGCCTGTTCGTGAAGTTCCGCTTCCAGGCAGAGAATTTGCGGCATGCCTGCTTTGCGCAGCTTTTTCAACCCCGCGATGACGCGGTGGCGCAGGCTCGGAGCAGCCCCAAATTCACTGTAGCGTTCCGCGAGCCTGGACAAATCTTCGCCTTCCGAAAGGGCGAAGCCGTCTTCCATGATCTGCAAGGCTTCACCGGCAGACACCAGGTCCTCCGCTTGTTCAAGTATCAATTCAGCGGCACGGATACGGTAACCGGCATCGGCCCGCTCCAGCCCCTGTTTCAAAAACGCCAATGCCTCATCGCTGCGCTGTTGGCCATATAGTGCCTGCGCGATATCGACAGGCGTGAACAAATCCTCGGGATCCAGCTCATATGCCTTTCTATAGGCAGCCTCCGCCTGTTCGAATTGCTGCTGTTCGATTGCGATATGCCCCAGATACGAATGAAGGATATCGTGGTTCATCTCTTTCTTCAGGCCTTCTTCAATGATCTGTGCCGCTTCCTCCCATTGCTCTTTTTCCATGAACAATTCAGCCATCCGCAAATACGCAAAAGGCTGCTCCGGATCCAGCGTCAGTGCCTGTTGGTAATGTTCCAGCGCTTCCTCCGTTTTGTCCAGCGCCTGCAGGCATCGGCCCATTTCATAAAGGAAGTAACCATCTTCCGGATGCTTCCCGTTCAAATCGGCAAACCGGCGATACGCCTGTTCCACAGCGCCGTATTCGTATTGGACGAGGGCATGCGTAATTTGCGCGTACACGTCTTCCGACAATTGGCCGGTTGCGATTTCCGACCATTTATAGGCCTGGAAAATGCGCCCTCCTTCCAAATAGCAACGAGCCAAATAGCTGTAGGCGAGCGGCTGGTAATGGTCAAGTTCGATGGACCGTTTCAGCAAGGGAATCGCCTGCTCCATTTTTCTTTCATTCATGGAAATAGCCGCTTTCAAAAACAGTGCATACGGGCTTCTGCCATGCGCCGGTTCTTTCAAAGCGGCGAGCGCTTTACTGCCTTGATCTTTTTGGAAATACAGATGTGCTTCCAGCAATTCCAATTCCGCATCATGCGCATCGAACTCAGTCCGAAGCCGGTCGAGCCATTTTTCATGCCATTCGATGGACTTGCCCGAAAGCGCCATCGTCAAACCGATCACCGCGGCATAGCGCTGTTCCTGATGCTGCTCCAAAAAGTCGGCAATCTTTGCTTCATTGAGCGGCTCGACATCAAGCAGCTCATAGATTTCCGTAAAGAAACGGTGATCCGCCGCATCCTGGGTCTCCAGTAATCCATTCCGCGCCTCGTCCACGAACGCCATGCTCAACGAATCAGTCATGCGGAACATCTTCGGCACTTCGCCATAAGCGACCAAAAAAGGCCCCAAATCGTTAGGGTCTTGAATCACCAGCGCTTGCAGCCGGTCGTCATAGCCGACCACGACCTGCACATGCGCGCTGTTTTCGATCATCATGCTTAGCAACACCGGTACCCCGGCATCGATGAAGGCTTTGTAGCGGTCGATTGTCCCTTTGAAATAACGCGCGGTAAAGCCGCGCGTTTCCATATAAGACATCGTCGTCTGTAACTTCGTACCCGTCACGTCGAAGACATGCGCAGCAATCTCATCTTGAGTCGCGGTTTGTCTGAACGCCTGCAAGATCAGCGACAACGAAGCCGGGACGCAATAATTGAGTTTCTGCACTTCAGGCGTCAAAGAGAGTTTTTTATGCGTCCCATCCGGGTTGATTTCCACTTTCGTATAAAGGCTCTCCTTCAATTCCCGGGGATGCCGGTCAATCCACTGGTCCAACTCAGCGAAACGTTCCAGTTCGTACAAACAATGTGCTGCCAGATGGACGAACATCTTTTTGCGGGAATGATAGGGATTGGTTTCAAGCGCCGAGCCCATTTCACTCAAGGCTTCTGCAAATCGGCCGAGCTGATGCAACCGTGTAATCTGTTCCGTGTGAAAAGCGTGGACATGCGGAAATTTTGCGGCGCCTTGCTTCAATAATTCAAGCGAACGTTCGGGCGCCCCGCGCATCGCCAACAAATCCGCATACAAGAGGTGGATGGTCGTGCTCCAGCGGCTATCCGTATCCGGAAGCGCAGTCAATAAGATGTTTTCTGCGTCATCCCAATCGCCACTATGGATGGCGAAAAAGGCTTCCTGGTCCGGGCGTGCACCGCCGAGCTCCACGATACGCGCCAATTGTTCGGCAGCTTCCGGGATGCGGTTCAACTGACAATACACTTTCATCAATAGATGATGTGCATGCCCTAGCTCATTGTCACTGTAAGCATCAGAATGAATACCCTGCAGACGGGCCAACATCCGTTCTTCCGCCTCCAGGCTGCGCCCCGTTTCCAAAAACCGAACGCAATGCCATGAATAGGAACGCAAACTGCCAAAACGCTTGTAACTCGCGGTTGCCAACAGGTTGCTATAGCCATACAAATCGGATTCATCCGCCATGCGGATCAATCGATAAAATTCCTCTTCATTCGGAATGGCCGCCAAAAATGCCTTTAATGCCTTCAGTGATTTCGTCTCCCAGAATTCCCCAATCACACGGACCAAATCATCCGCCGTCTCGATGTGAACAGTCGCCATCATGTCTCTCTATCCCCTTTAATTTTCTACTATATAAAGATCTTCTTACTA
Proteins encoded:
- the lexA gene encoding transcriptional repressor LexA — its product is MKLNMEQRRIVELEPGGPMLVKGVAGSGKTTVAIRRIHFLMDHYCHEEDDRILLVTYNKTLLNYIKFQYERLADTAAGEAERMFASNAEVKIATIDSLMYGQFMKYLQRTKRKLAIAPADKEWQVLTKAIHEVKKSHPDVKLLTPKNMKFLKDEAEWITSCAMVDIETYQSVDRIGRASGNSGTPQKLLKNSPTREAVFEVARLYRELLEKEGLVSFKQMNELALAEVRRSNGGQYTHIIIDESQDLTRVQLEFLKELYKEKGHSSLMFVADNTQSIYPDSWLGKGRPYTTIGYDMSGKSRTLSKNYRTTTEISQAAFDLIEADETIQSNVDFVKPALIDRHGHPPIYQFFMQPEQQVAFLAEEIERLSGDYRLSEMCIVARGKRSVESAAADLASFGIPCEVLQGNDPNFESDKVKFVTMHSIKGLEFKVIFLIDLNQGVIPMELYDDAEDQKTIDSDERKLLYVGMTRANELLYMSSVKKPSKFIKEIDRKHLRMRKDASLRPFESISMTDYRLSDQLVDLHSKEELTRQWLIRELHETYGYPYELMQLEYPVQQFSKKGYCDIAVEIHADGEARPYIIAEVKRFGTGIEDAVTQLESYLQADGRAFYGIATDGLSVKIIDRQGEEVQDLPKCQARFLPDTKQRSLYRNFKNGRDYEYAHEPGADIEVREAGGDVLIQVHEVAEVPLIGNVAAGIPALAAENYETAHALPRDWLVSPKDSFLLTVTGDSMTGAGIDKGDMVVVHQQNTASNGDIVIAVIDGEATMKKYMPMGSEILLVSENPEFEPIMMRSEDVYINGRVIGVLKK
- a CDS encoding rhodanese-like domain-containing protein; protein product: MKRLVGLMALLVLLLAACGNGEYETIAIDEVSAKQEAGYTVLDVREPYEYEEAHITGAENKPLSTLREQEFSGLSEDQQYVVICQSGNRSKEASAILHEAGYDIVNVSEGMSSWEGDVE
- a CDS encoding cell wall-binding repeat-containing protein, whose protein sequence is MKQVKIGIGIALLAAAGGAGLLSDGALAAEAGYKELVKLPDGVKAGELSVMDGQVIAVLENRLGAQAIVSYGADGKESWRKELASSYYAIGDQRFVTVSGNEVTVHDLTDGKETGSFALSEGFRMSGSGADVALESGHVMITGNLGARLLVYKLDGTPVVDATGGDLRQAAISSGHLMYFDGSVLHGRALSGGQEWQSPHVLEPYAVKSGIIYYIKAPNEEVEVPTLIARSLDDGAVEYEKALPAEEQVRIAGADEDGAIVEFADSGEWAFLNAKGGERLRKPVRSASFRALENRYRPVVTESALSHQQQSGHRLLLLQEQGTSAFGNPYHLGAVQVMAPGGGFNKVLEHSVEAAALSPSGGAAVLGGGKLKFYDANGNQVAREKVPEGSELLAYVDGTMYVYGGSGIAAYDGEPEPKAPAVTKISGEDGYETAALLSEAVWDSAETVVLATGEHFADALSGAPLAYQEGGPLLFTEKDGLNESAKAEIARLGATDAIILGSEPVIPDAQLEELARMGVETERIGGANRYETAALVSERIDSDGVVVADGATFKDVSLASVFAAQHQYPILLSKGNRMPRETTEAMAGRSEVVMAADRLSIEARTKEEDAERRVAILAPASNYTDALAAGNAAARRNASLYLIGGEGLTGELKEQLEQYDSFLAVDSEGLIDEGMIRSLEALVD
- a CDS encoding VanZ family protein produces the protein MKKQLLAWLWPVLWMVLIFTLSHQPAGVSGGISSEIVRQVFSAIASFVPIEFDTLHTLFRKSAHFFAYLVLGLLFAGALGKSGMGLQRALFVAFALSALYAASDEFHQLFIPGRSGEFRDVLIDSAGAATGLFFYRLIAAFKWQHDKKAETSW
- a CDS encoding PH domain-containing protein; translated protein: MVFRSKSDPFFIRFILAAIFIIAAVSFIPLLFDDAPLSAFVIVTATFLVTTALILWITFAIRYVFQERHLLVKAGPFRSRIPYQSILKVAPTRDIFTGYRLLSSRDALEIINNTTMFGTVKISPERQDVFIAELKKRCPELKIDEKILERR
- a CDS encoding TIGR04104 family putative zinc finger protein, with the translated sequence MPRCQNCGFQWDWKDMFKLSLKGKQECRNCHALQYPSRKSNFWSYMLFLIPFILVSNYFIVYREAGWLFLLLLFLVYVTLASLLIPFLLKLSNTKYTIWKS
- a CDS encoding TIGR04104 family putative zinc finger protein, translating into MPHCDNCGAKWTWSDTFKIAFSPKRKCPNCENMQYPTTNANAKKYYAACAFLFAVGILLPYLDIPLNMFTLFVTLYSCSLIIALPYTIQLSNQPKTR